A part of Bacteroidia bacterium genomic DNA contains:
- the proB gene encoding glutamate 5-kinase has translation MKKPILILKIGTGSITQKDGSLDEPVLVEVARQLSHLHKRFRLVVVSSGAVGTGKRFLPDFSGSITERKAAAAIGNPILVNKYSQFLAPYGIAIAQSLCERQHFSNRKQFLQLRNTFETLWENNIIPIANENDVVSDLELRFSDNDELATLMAVGFGAEKLLIGTSVEGVLDREGNVLSHVKEVGESILGLADDTRSGPGLGGMTSKLTFARLATRMGIKVVIFGLKIPGSMLLAAEESAGTVFSPQSSTLSARDKWIASSSLVSGRLEVDGGAHQALVNRKSLLAVGVKRVVEPFSRGEVFELVYETGIPFAVARARLSSEEIEKNIGAKNFEVVHADDIVIL, from the coding sequence ATGAAAAAACCGATTCTCATACTCAAAATAGGAACCGGATCTATCACCCAAAAAGATGGGTCACTGGATGAACCGGTATTGGTTGAAGTAGCCCGCCAGCTTTCTCATTTACATAAACGATTTCGGCTCGTTGTGGTTTCTTCAGGTGCAGTTGGTACGGGTAAAAGATTTTTGCCTGATTTCTCCGGCTCCATTACCGAACGTAAAGCCGCAGCTGCAATTGGAAACCCGATTCTGGTAAATAAATATTCGCAGTTTCTCGCTCCTTACGGTATAGCCATTGCGCAAAGTCTCTGTGAAAGACAACATTTTTCCAACCGGAAACAATTCCTCCAGCTTCGCAATACCTTCGAAACACTCTGGGAAAACAATATTATTCCCATCGCTAACGAAAATGACGTGGTCAGCGATCTCGAACTTCGTTTCTCCGACAATGACGAGCTGGCAACCCTGATGGCTGTAGGATTTGGCGCAGAAAAACTCCTGATCGGCACTTCCGTGGAAGGGGTGCTCGACAGAGAAGGAAACGTACTTTCTCATGTAAAAGAAGTTGGTGAATCCATTCTCGGACTCGCCGATGATACGCGCTCCGGGCCTGGCCTGGGCGGTATGACTTCCAAACTCACGTTTGCCCGACTTGCTACCCGCATGGGAATCAAAGTTGTGATATTCGGACTCAAAATACCTGGTAGTATGTTGCTGGCTGCAGAGGAATCAGCCGGAACGGTATTTTCTCCTCAATCATCCACACTTTCTGCCCGGGACAAGTGGATTGCCAGCAGCAGTCTGGTTTCGGGGCGGTTGGAAGTAGATGGGGGTGCCCATCAGGCTTTGGTAAATCGTAAAAGTCTGCTCGCCGTAGGGGTAAAACGTGTGGTCGAACCATTTTCCAGAGGAGAAGTTTTTGAGCTGGTATATGAGACGGGAATTCCATTTGCCGTTGCCCGGGCGAGATTGTCTTCGGAAGAAATTGAGAAAAATATCGGGGCAAAAAACTTTGAAGTTGTTCACGCAGATGATATTGTGATCTTATGA